The following are encoded together in the Coffea arabica cultivar ET-39 chromosome 1c, Coffea Arabica ET-39 HiFi, whole genome shotgun sequence genome:
- the LOC113697845 gene encoding germin-like protein subfamily 1 member 7 isoform X2 — MAFRFHIAAAILALVFTIVHASDPSPLQDFCVAVPDANAVFVNGKICKDPKLVEAEDFFFPGLNEPGSTSNPLGSNVTTVNVNQIPGLNTLGVSLARIDFAPYGLNPPHTHPRATEILVVLEGTLLVGFVTSNPGMNMKNKLFTKVLNPGDVFLFPEGLIHFQFNKGHSNAVAFAGLSSQNPGVITIANAVFGSKPPISRDVLTKAFQVDKNVVKYLQSQFWRDNHYYP, encoded by the exons ATGGCTTTTCGCTTCCACATAGCCGCAGCCATCTTGGCACTTGTTTTTACAATTGTCCATGCATCTGATCCAAGTCCATTGCAAGATTTTTGTGTCGCAGTTCCTGATGCCAATGCTG TATTTGTGAATGGAAAGATATGCAAGGATCCAAAGCTTGTGGAAGCTGAAGATTTCTTCTTTCCAGGGCTCAACGAGCCTGGAAGCACATCAAATCCGCTCGGATCGAATGTAACAACAGTTAATGTCAACCAGATTCCAGGACTCAACACTTTAGGTGTTTCCTTAGCACGCATCGATTTTGCACCTTATGGTTTGAACCCTCCCCACACTCACCCCCGTGCTACCGAGATCCTCGTTGTTTTAGAGGGCACTCTTCTTGTTGGTTTCGTTACTTCGAATCCAGGCATGAACATGAAGAATAAGCTCTTCACCAAGGTTTTGAATCCAGGAGATGTGTTTCTGTTCCCTGAAGGCCTCATTCATTTTCAGTTCAATAAGGGACATTCCAATGCTGTTGCTTTTGCTGGTCTAAGCAGCCAGAATCCTGGAGTCATCACCATTGCTAATGCTGTTTTCGGATCAAAGCCTCCCATTTCTCGTGATGTTCTCACTAAAGCATTCCAGGTTGACAAGAATGTCGTCAAATATCTTCAGTCACAATTTTGGAGGGATAACCACTACTACCCATAA
- the LOC113697845 gene encoding germin-like protein subfamily 1 member 14 isoform X1 yields the protein MAFRFHIAAAILALVFTIVHASDPSPLQDFCVAVPDANAGVFVNGKICKDPKLVEAEDFFFPGLNEPGSTSNPLGSNVTTVNVNQIPGLNTLGVSLARIDFAPYGLNPPHTHPRATEILVVLEGTLLVGFVTSNPGMNMKNKLFTKVLNPGDVFLFPEGLIHFQFNKGHSNAVAFAGLSSQNPGVITIANAVFGSKPPISRDVLTKAFQVDKNVVKYLQSQFWRDNHYYP from the exons ATGGCTTTTCGCTTCCACATAGCCGCAGCCATCTTGGCACTTGTTTTTACAATTGTCCATGCATCTGATCCAAGTCCATTGCAAGATTTTTGTGTCGCAGTTCCTGATGCCAATGCTGGCG TATTTGTGAATGGAAAGATATGCAAGGATCCAAAGCTTGTGGAAGCTGAAGATTTCTTCTTTCCAGGGCTCAACGAGCCTGGAAGCACATCAAATCCGCTCGGATCGAATGTAACAACAGTTAATGTCAACCAGATTCCAGGACTCAACACTTTAGGTGTTTCCTTAGCACGCATCGATTTTGCACCTTATGGTTTGAACCCTCCCCACACTCACCCCCGTGCTACCGAGATCCTCGTTGTTTTAGAGGGCACTCTTCTTGTTGGTTTCGTTACTTCGAATCCAGGCATGAACATGAAGAATAAGCTCTTCACCAAGGTTTTGAATCCAGGAGATGTGTTTCTGTTCCCTGAAGGCCTCATTCATTTTCAGTTCAATAAGGGACATTCCAATGCTGTTGCTTTTGCTGGTCTAAGCAGCCAGAATCCTGGAGTCATCACCATTGCTAATGCTGTTTTCGGATCAAAGCCTCCCATTTCTCGTGATGTTCTCACTAAAGCATTCCAGGTTGACAAGAATGTCGTCAAATATCTTCAGTCACAATTTTGGAGGGATAACCACTACTACCCATAA
- the LOC113720755 gene encoding germin-like protein subfamily 1 member 14: MAVRIHIAAAILALVFTVVHASDPSPLQDFCVAVPDANAGVFVNGKICKDPKLVKPEDFFFPGLNKPGSTANPLGSNVTAVNVNQIPGLNTLGVSLARIDFAPYGLNPPHIHPRATEVLFVLEGTLVVGFVTSNPGMNMKNKLFTKVLNPGDVFVFPQGLIHFQFNQGHSNAVAFAGLGSQNPGVITIANAVFGSDPPISPDVLTKAFQVGNDVIKKLQSQFWWDNNYP, from the exons ATGGCAGTTCGGATCCATATTGCTGCAGCCATCTTGGCACTTGTTTTTACAGTTGTCCATGCATCCGATCCAAGTCCACTGCAGGATTTTTGTGTGGCAGTTCCTGATGCCAATGCCGGAG TATTTGTCAATGGAAAGATATGCAAGGATCCAAAGCTTGTGAAACCCGAAGATTTCTTCTTTCCAGGGCTTAACAAACCTGGAAGCACAGCAAATCCACTCGGGTCCAATGTAACAGCGGTAAATGTCAACCAAATTCCAGGGCTCAACACTTTAGGTGTTTCCTTAGCACGCATCGATTTTGCGCCTTATGGTTTGAACCCTCCCCACATTCACCCTCGCGCTACCGAGGTCctctttgttttggagggtacTCTAGTTGTTGGTTTCGTTACTTCGAATCCGGGCATGAACATGAAGAATAAGCTCTTCACCAAGGTTTTGAATCCAGGAGATGTGTTTGTGTTCCCCCAAGGCCTCATTCATTTCCAATTCAACCAAGGACATTCAAATGCTGTTGCTTTTGCTGGTTTAGGCAGCCAGAATCCAGGAGTCATCACCATTGCTAATGCTGTATTCGGATCAGATCCTCCGATTTCTCCTGATGTTCTTACCAAAGCATTCCAGGTTGGAAACGATGTCATCAAAAAACTTCAGTCCCAATTTTGGTGGGATAACAACTACCCGTAG